Proteins co-encoded in one Maylandia zebra isolate NMK-2024a linkage group LG16, Mzebra_GT3a, whole genome shotgun sequence genomic window:
- the morc3a gene encoding MORC family CW-type zinc finger protein 3a, protein MATQMDHGVPLSTLSPKFLHSNSTSHTWPFSAIAELIDNAYDPDVSAKQFWIDKTVVKGEECLSFMDNGNGLDNKTMHKMLSFGYSDKMPLNGKDPIGIYGNGFKSGSMRLGKDAIVFSKSKRSLCVGMLSQTYLEKIGADQIIVPIVSFEESDSKNFCVREDQKSSLQAILQYSPFSTQEELLSEIHAISLPGSTSKTGTRIIIWNLRRTSTGTTEFDFEKDRYDIRIPSEVYSAENDTNQRPDKITSHIPESMYSLRAFSSILYLKPRMQIIVRGQKVKSQLIAKSLAWIRKDHYKPTFLVPTQRIPITFGYNTKSKDQCGIMMYHKNRLIKAYERVGCQLKANNNGVGVIGVIECNFLDPTHNKQSFMENDKYRKTMNNLGIKLEEYWKEIRYRKTKENPNSTILPEDIKKRPDQNWAQCDSCLQWRKLPDGIDINKLPEKWFCQMNPDPQFRSCQVAEEKEDSDDDQPSYRKTYKQQEREEKKQEKERQMIVHQSPSTPTTLRSCSLQEGATRPESSPLTSSTISSAAYSPSRNDGFPVITSVCSLSAGALSAGALSTLRVKRKLPVTPQNTPKRSRINGFHRSTSETAPSVDVTPLSSPSVNVDSNTDDTDDEIVILETASTPKPKQNLYDLNKVKKEEEQSDNNVSMLLECSDDAAVDVPSDTNAAGASSAGSAAVETSSSPAPLPQLSSATTQTEAPIVKQEGEDQKQDDINKGGKEQTSNMDNCNVQQRKFKQESSGDSQSEHQGQKTLQNGVNHDLEREGSPRPSCSNIGDNEYSPLTYPNISEVQQQQDQLLELMQETAQERDSLKEQVQKLTSQVKDLEKKLKEMAPVSVKKECCHQASQTEETGWQTDYKSLFEKAKQKVSELIKEKEALIAASDTKANLSADKNVENDDEIALQVDALVRKLDQRTKETEELRSRLDLVEEHKANLAAQCEELQLSLEHQREKAQSLPTTSESSIQTHPEEEGGAAVSGTHSNSDASRSLVELRQNVGRLLLSHVPALDLAQVNFECNVIDEILDQFLTNNNSDTTND, encoded by the exons ATGGCGACGCAGATGGACCATGGTGTTCCGTTAAGCACG CTTTCGCCCAAGTTTCTGCACAGCAACTCCACCAGCCACACCTGGCCCTTCAGCGCTATAGCTGAACTGATTG ACAATGCCTACGACCCAGACGTCAGTGCCAAACAGTTCTGGATTGATAAAACTGTGGTCAAAGGAGAAGAATGCCTCAGCTTCATGGATAATGGAAATGGGCTGGACAATAAAACAATGCATAAGATGCTCAG CTTCGGATACAGTGACAAGATGCCCCTGAACGGTAAAGATCCAATTGGAATCTATGGCAATGGCTTCAAGTCTGGCTCCATGCGTCTTGGCAAAGATGCTATTGTCTTCTCCAAGTCGAAGAGGAGCTTATGCGTGGGGATGCTCTCCCAGACTTACCTGGAAAAGATTGGTGCAGATCAAATAATTGTACCTATTGTTTCCTTTGAAGAGAGCGACTCCAAGAACT TCTGTGTAAGAGAGGACCAGAAATCCAGTCTACAGGCCATTCTGCAGTATTCCCCTTTCAGCACACAAGAAGAGCTACTCTCAGAGATTCATGCAATTAGTTTGCCGGGATCCACGTCGAAAACTGGCACACGGATCATCATCTGGAACCTCCGCAG gaCATCTACTGGAACAACAGAGTTTGATTTTGAGAAGGATCGGTATGACATCCGAATTCCATCTGAGGTTTACAGTGCAGAGAATGACACTAATCAGCGTCCAGACAAGATCACGTCACACATCCCTGAGAGCATGTACTCGCTTCGG GCATTTTCCAGCATTCTGTACCTGAAGCCTCGAATGCAGATCATAGTTCGGGGTCAAAAGGTGAAATCTCAGCTCATCGCCAAGAGCCTGGCCTGGATCAGAAAGGATCACTATAAGCCTACTTTCCTAGTACCG ACCCAAAGAATTCCTATTACTTTTGGGTATAACACCAAAAGCAAAGACCAGTGTGGCATAATGATGTATCACAAGAACCGGCTCATTAAAGCTTACGAACGTGTCGGCTGTCAGCTTAAG GCCAACAACAACGGTGTTGGAGTCATTGGGGTCATAGAATGTAACTTTTTGGATCCCACTCACAACAAACAGAGTTTTATGGAGAATGACAAGTACAG GAAAACCATGAATAATTTGGGGATTAAATTGGAGGAGTACTGGAAAGAGATACGCTACAGAAAGACGAAAGAAAATCCAAATAGCACCATACTACCAGAAGATATCAA GAAGCGACCAGATCAAAACTGGGCGCAGTGTGATAGCTGTCTGCAGTGGCGTAAACTTCCTGATGGCATTGACATCAACAAGCTGCCAGAGAAATGGTTCTGCCAAATGAACCCTGATCCTCAGTTCAG GAGCTGCCAGGTAGCCGAGGAAAAAGAAGACTCTGATGATGATCAGCCTTCGTATCGCAAGACCTACAAACAGCA ggagagagaggaaaagaaacaggAGAAGGAAAGACAGATG ATTGTCCACCAATCCCCTTCCACTCCCACTACTTTGAGGAGCTGTTCATTACAAGAGGGCGCTACAAGGCCTGAATCCTCACCGCTGACGTCTTCCACCATTTCTTCAGCTG CCTACAGCCCTTCTCGTAATGATGGTTTTCCAGTTATTACTAGTGTATGCTCATTGTCAGCAGGCGCATTGTCAGCAGGCGCATTGTCAACCCTGAG AGTAAAAAGGAAACTGCCTGTTACTCCACAGAACACACCAAAAAGATCTCGGATAAATGGCTTCCACAGGAGCACCTCGGAAACAGCCCCATCAGTAGATGTGACCCCACTGAGCTCTCCTTCTGTGAATGTCGATAGTAATACTGATGATACCGACGATGAAATTGTCATCTTGGAGACTGCTAGCACCCCCAAGCCAAAACAGAACCTCTACGATTTAAATAAAgtgaagaaagaggaagagcaAAGTGACAATAATGTCAGCATGCTGTTGGAGTGTAGCGATGATGCTGCTGTGGATGTCCCCTCAGACACGAATGCTGCAGGAGCAAGCTCTGCAGGGTCTGCAGCTGTGGAAACCAGTTCCTCCCCAGCGCCCCTTCCACAGCTGTCAAGCGCCACTACCCAGACAGAAGCACCTATTGTGAAGCAAGAAGGCGAGGACCAAAAGCAAGATGATATTAATAAGGGTGGTAAAGAACAGACCTCAAATATGGATAACTGCAACGTTCAGCAAAGAAAATTTAAGCAGGAGAGCAGTGGAGACAGTCAGAGTGAACATCAGGGACAGAAGACCTTGCAGAATGGTGTGAACCATGATCTAGAAAGGGAAGGAAGTCCTAGACCTTCCTGTTCAAATATCGGTGACAACGAATATAGTCCACTTACCTACCCCAATATCTCTGAGGTACAGCAACAACAAGACCAGCTGCTTGAGCTCATGCAGGAGACCGCTCAGGAGAGAGACTCTTTAAAAGAacaggtccagaaacttacctcACAAGTGAAAGACCTGGAGAAAAAACTGAAGGAGATGGCACCGGTCAGCGTAAAGAAGGAGTGTTGTCACCAAGCCAGCCAGACAGAAGAAACAGGATGGCAGACGGACTACAAAAGTCTGTTCGAGAAGGCCAAACAGAAAGTCAGTGAACTGATTAAAGAGAAGGAGGCTTTAATAGCAGCATCTGATACCAAGGCCAATCTGAGTGCTGACAAAAATGTGGAAAACGATGATGAGATCGCACTGCAAGTTGACGCTCTAGTCCGGAAACTGGATCAAAGAACGAAGGAGACAGAAGAGCTGCGCTCACGG CTGGACCTTGTGGAGGAGCACAAGGCAAACCTGGCAGCCCAGTGTGAAGAGCTCCAGTTAAGCTTAGAGCACCAAAGGGAAAAAGCACAAAGTCTTCCAACAACCAGTGAATCTTCAATTCAGACACATCcagaggaggaaggaggggCAGCTGTTTCTGGCACACATTCAAACTCAGATGCATCCAGAAG TTTGGTAGAGCTTCGGCAGAACGTCGGGCGCCTTCTTCTCTCCCACGTGCCTGCGCTGGACCTGGCACAAGTGAATTTCGAGTGTAATGTAATTGATGAGATCCTAGACCAGTTTCTCACTAATAACAATTCTGACACAACAAATGATTAA